The genome window AAGGTCGAGCCCTGTCCGGTTATGGAATCAACCCAGATTTGCCCGCCCATTTTTTCAATCATTTTTTTCACGATGGCCAGCCCAGCCCCCGTGCCGCCGCCGTACTTGTTGGGTCCGTGCAGGCGCTTAAAAATGCGGAAGATGCTTTCGTGGTGCTTGGGGTCGATGCCAATGCCATTGTCGCGCACGTACAGGGTCCGGAACTTGGCCGGAACCGGTCCGCGCGGACTCAGCAGACCTTCGGGCGCTACGCCTACCCATACGTACCGGTCGGGTTTATCGTTGTAGCGCATGGCGTTGGTAAGCAGATTATTGAGCACTTCCCGCAGGCGCACTTCGTCGGCCAGTACCACGGGCAACTCTCCTTCCACTAGCAAAGTTGTGTTGGTTTCGCGCAGGCGCACTTGCAGTATATCCGTCACTTCCGCTAGCACAGCCTGTACGCTTACGGGCCGCAGCTCGGTTTCCACGCGGCCTACCCGGGAAAGCTGCAACAAGGACTCAATCAGGTTTTCCATGCGCTGGCTCAAGCGAATCAGGGTCCGGAGCTTTTCTACGCCTTCCTCATCCAACTTGTCGGCGTAGTCTTCCAGCAGGAACAGGGAGTAGTTATGAATGCCCCGTAGCGGCTCCTTTAAGTCGTGGGAGGCCACGTAAGCAAACGAATCCAGCTCCTCGTTGCTGCGCTCCAGCTCAGTGTTCAGGCGGCTGAGCACGGCGGCGCGGGTTTCCATTTCGCTGAACATCTTCAGGCGCATATCGGCAATGCGCAGGCGCAGCTCCTGGGCGGCCTCAATTTCAATGGGGCGCCACGCTTCCGACGTGTTTTCCACCGATTGGCTCCAGGCCGCAAACGACTGCCGGGGCGACAGCACGATTTCGCCGTTACGGTTTTCCTCCTGCTTTTGCTGCTTGCCGGCCCAGGTTACCTGCTGCAACACCTCCGGTCGAAACCAGATGATGTAGTCGCGGTGCTGCCGGTCGAGGCTGATGGCCAGAATGCCGCTGGCCACGGCCCGAATCTGGACGCCGGCCGGGTTGTGGCGGGCGTAGGAACTGGTATAGAAGACCTCCTCCGGTACGTTGGTATGCAGCCAGGTAATAAGCTCATCTAGCTGCGCCGGGGTAGGGGTAGCGCCCAGCAGCGCCCGTTCTCCGTCGAAGCACACGGCCACGCCCCCGCACGCAAAGGCATCGAGTACGGTAGGCGTATGTTCGTAAAGGGCCCGGCGGAAATCGGGCAGCTCGGCCATCAGGGCAAACAACCGGGCTTGGGTTTCGCGCAGGCGCAGCTGGTAGGCGAATACCTCGGCCTGCTCCTTGCTTTTAAGCAGGGAAGAAAACGTTTTGCCAATGAACTGGCACAGGTCGCGCAACTCGTAGCTGATCAGGCGCGGTGACTCATGGTGGCACATGAGCAGCCCCCATAGCTTGCCGTCCTGAATCAGGGAAATGCTCATGGAAGCCTGCACACCCATGTTTTTCAGGTACTCCACGTGAATAGGCGACACGCTGCGCAAGGTAGCGTAGGTCATGTCGGGCGGGCGGCCGGTGGAGGGCGTGCGCACGGGCACCAGGGGCACAGCCGCGTAGTTTACATCGGCAATAAAGCGCAGCCAGTTGCGCAGGTACATGGCCCGGGCCTGCTGCGGAATATCGGTAGCGGGGTAGTGCAGGCCCAGAAAGGGCTCCATGTC of Hymenobacter sublimis contains these proteins:
- a CDS encoding ATP-binding protein, encoding MVRTGATLTDESLVGQPITLTNCDREPIHIPGSIQPYGFLLCLDPRTHRVVQASANTDQLLGLPAETLIGRDLTFLFHEERLQELSTQWFTLDENQRLQGVRLDQLASQPYFKLIQHRFDDLLWLEFEPVQDLTAGPLDMPSLNEALGQMLGATSVKEFCQHAVRQVSNITGFDRVMLYRFAEDESGEVVAEACRPDMEPFLGLHYPATDIPQQARAMYLRNWLRFIADVNYAAVPLVPVRTPSTGRPPDMTYATLRSVSPIHVEYLKNMGVQASMSISLIQDGKLWGLLMCHHESPRLISYELRDLCQFIGKTFSSLLKSKEQAEVFAYQLRLRETQARLFALMAELPDFRRALYEHTPTVLDAFACGGVAVCFDGERALLGATPTPAQLDELITWLHTNVPEEVFYTSSYARHNPAGVQIRAVASGILAISLDRQHRDYIIWFRPEVLQQVTWAGKQQKQEENRNGEIVLSPRQSFAAWSQSVENTSEAWRPIEIEAAQELRLRIADMRLKMFSEMETRAAVLSRLNTELERSNEELDSFAYVASHDLKEPLRGIHNYSLFLLEDYADKLDEEGVEKLRTLIRLSQRMENLIESLLQLSRVGRVETELRPVSVQAVLAEVTDILQVRLRETNTTLLVEGELPVVLADEVRLREVLNNLLTNAMRYNDKPDRYVWVGVAPEGLLSPRGPVPAKFRTLYVRDNGIGIDPKHHESIFRIFKRLHGPNKYGGGTGAGLAIVKKMIEKMGGQIWVDSITGQGSTFYFSVPIPD